The region CTCTGGAACTCACGGAAAAACAACGACAACATCGATGATGTCGTGGGTCGCAGAAAACGCTGGCAAGAAACCAGGGTTCTTGATCGGTGGTATTCCGAAAAACTTCTCGCAAAGCTTTAAGAATCCGGAAGGTAACTTGTTCGTTATTGAAGGTGACGAATACGACACGGCTTTCTTTGATAAAGTTCCTAAATTTATCCACTACAAGCCAAAGCATGTGATTTTAACTTCCGTGGAATTTGATCACGCGGATATCTATAAAGATCTTCAGGCCGTGAAAGATTCTTTTGCTAAACTCATGCATTTGATCCCGGCAGATGGAACTTTGCTGGCTTGTGCTGAAGATAAAAACGTAATGGAGCTTCGCAAGCTATGCAAAGCGAAGAACAACTTCACTTACGGATTCGGCGCGGATGCTGATTTCAGAGCAAAAGTTCTTTTCCAAAACGAAAAAGGTATTGGTTTTGAAGTTCACCATAAAGGTGAAATCTTGGGCCCCTACAACATGCAAATCACGGGTGACTATAACATCTTAAACGCCACAGCTGTGGTTGCTATGTCTAAGTGCCTGGGTTTCTCTGAAAACAGAATTCAAATCGCTCTAGAGTCCTTTGAGGGCGTTAAGCGCCGTCAAGAGATCCTGGGTGAGCCCAATGGCATTCTTGTGATCGAAGACTTTGCCCACCATCCAACAGCGGTGCGTGAGACAGTAAAAGGTATTCAAAAGAAATACCCAGGTCGTAAGGTGTTCTCGATCTTTGAACCAAGATCTGCGACATCTCGTCGTAAGGTCTTCCAAAAAGACTACGTAGAGGCCTTTAAAGGCTCTCACGAAGTGATGCTTGCAAAGGCTTTTGACCAATCGAAAATCGACGAAGAAAATCGTTTTTCTTCTCACGAGTTGGTCGCAGATCTTAAAACTTCCGGCGTCACAGCGGAAGACTTCGATTCTGCAGATCAAATCGTAGCGGCCTTAAAATCCCGCGCGAAACGCGGCGACGTGATTTTGATCATGTCGAATGGGGGCTTCGACGGCATCTACACAAAACTCATGAAAGCTCTTGAGTAGCAAAACAAAAAAGCCCGGTTCAACCCAGGCTTTTTTATTCCATTAACTTCACAGTGATATTCGTTGGTAGGTAATACCCCTTGCGGTCGCGTAGGATATAAGATGGCGTATTCGGATCTGGTTCCAATAAAGTGCGCAGACGCTTGATTGAAACATAAATGATATTGTCATGAACAGCGGGGTCGTAAGCATAACCCCAAATTTTTTCCACCAGGTAAGATTTTGTAAATCGCGAACCTTGATTCTGTGCAAACAGTTTTAACAAATCAAAAAGGATGTGTTGGTTTTTGAAATCTACCTCACCCTTTGAACCTGATTTAACTTTGAAGTTTGTCGAATCAATTGAGAGATCGGCCTCGGGTGACACTTGATTTTCTTTCGCAAGCTGCGCTTTAACCGAGCGTAGACGAGCAGAGAGTTCTCCGTCCATACCCTTCATCGCTAGTGAACGATAGATAGCCGCTTCATTGCGTTTGCCTTGGGCTTCATAGACTGCTGCCATTTGTACCAAGATGTAAACGATCAAATAGTGCAATGAATTTTGCTGAGCTTTTTCGTAAGCTTTCCAAATAGCATCTAAAGCATCATCCGCACGTTTTTCATCTAGAAAAACATGGCTTTTTACGACCAGGCAGCTTGTGTGAATTTCTTCGAGTTTCAACTCTTGGGTTAGCAGCAAAGCTTTATCTAGGTACTTCAAGGCCTCGATCGGATTTGCTTTCATCGTCACCATGGCAAGCTCTTGCAACAAGCGCGCAACGGTTTCTAAATCCTGTGCTGATGTGCATTCATCCAAAGCTTGAACGAAATAGTCTTTCGCCAAAACGTTTTCACCTTGAGCCATTCTCCACAAACCAATGTTGTGCAAAATACGACCGTGAATTTCCGAGTCAGGATTTTCTTTTTCGTATGTTAGCAGTTTATTGAAGTGCTTTTTGAAATGGTCCAGTTTGCCAAGTTCAGAACTGGCTTGGATGAGAAAGCGAATGCCGTAGAGCCAGTTCTGCAAATCACCAATCGCCTCGGATTCGGTACATATGCGCACAGAATTATCACAGGCATCTTGATAATGACCCCGCTGATAGTTCAATTTGGCTAGATTGATGTTGGAACTCAGCTCACTCAACATGGTGATTTAAATAGAATTTCGTTGGGAACTCGTCAACATCTTACAGAAAGTGAAACGAGGATTTAATGGTAAGGCGACGTAACATAAGCGTGGCGTCATAGGGGAAGTGTCTCACTTCGAGGCGCAAAGTCCTCACATTCATCTTACGATCAAGAAATCCCGATAACTGAGTTGATATGTTAATGGGGTGAAACATGGGGTCGTGGTTTAAGGGGATCAAAGGGAAATTGTTAGTGGCTGCGTTGTGGCCTCCCGTAGGTTTTGTAGTTCTTGGTTTTGTTGCATTCATGGGTTTGTCTTCTGTCAGTGGTATGCTGAATAAGTCGTACACTGAAATCATTCCGAATGTGGATGCTTTAGGTCAAATAGAAGGTGGTCGGGCCCGCATTGGTCAATACCTGTGGGGTGCGATCGCGAATTTGAATTTTGAAAAGCGTCGCAATGTTTACATTGAAAAACTCGAGGGTGCACTTAAAGAGTACAACGATGCTGTCGCTAAGTACGAATCTGCTCCTGACATGGAAGGCGAGCAAGAGATCTATAAGCCGATGAAAGATAATCATCAGAATTATGTGACTCATGTGAAAGAGTTCATTGATCTGTTAAAAGTTCCTACTCCTGAAAATT is a window of Bdellovibrio sp. SKB1291214 DNA encoding:
- a CDS encoding winged helix-turn-helix domain-containing protein, whose amino-acid sequence is MLSELSSNINLAKLNYQRGHYQDACDNSVRICTESEAIGDLQNWLYGIRFLIQASSELGKLDHFKKHFNKLLTYEKENPDSEIHGRILHNIGLWRMAQGENVLAKDYFVQALDECTSAQDLETVARLLQELAMVTMKANPIEALKYLDKALLLTQELKLEEIHTSCLVVKSHVFLDEKRADDALDAIWKAYEKAQQNSLHYLIVYILVQMAAVYEAQGKRNEAAIYRSLAMKGMDGELSARLRSVKAQLAKENQVSPEADLSIDSTNFKVKSGSKGEVDFKNQHILFDLLKLFAQNQGSRFTKSYLVEKIWGYAYDPAVHDNIIYVSIKRLRTLLEPDPNTPSYILRDRKGYYLPTNITVKLME
- the mpl gene encoding UDP-N-acetylmuramate:L-alanyl-gamma-D-glutamyl-meso-diaminopimelate ligase; the encoded protein is MDLKPGSHIHLMGICGTAMASMAGLLKDRGFKITGSDMNPYPPMSTQLESLGITIQKGYKAENLNPKPDFVIVGNVISANNEEAQELMKLGIPYTSLPKAMGEFIIADRESVVISGTHGKTTTTSMMSWVAENAGKKPGFLIGGIPKNFSQSFKNPEGNLFVIEGDEYDTAFFDKVPKFIHYKPKHVILTSVEFDHADIYKDLQAVKDSFAKLMHLIPADGTLLACAEDKNVMELRKLCKAKNNFTYGFGADADFRAKVLFQNEKGIGFEVHHKGEILGPYNMQITGDYNILNATAVVAMSKCLGFSENRIQIALESFEGVKRRQEILGEPNGILVIEDFAHHPTAVRETVKGIQKKYPGRKVFSIFEPRSATSRRKVFQKDYVEAFKGSHEVMLAKAFDQSKIDEENRFSSHELVADLKTSGVTAEDFDSADQIVAALKSRAKRGDVILIMSNGGFDGIYTKLMKALE